The following are encoded together in the Gouania willdenowi chromosome 14, fGouWil2.1, whole genome shotgun sequence genome:
- the serpinf1 gene encoding pigment epithelium-derived factor isoform X1 has product MMKSLTFLLVFVPLLSVCRSQSETGVDEELGDEEHVELFTTATTKLAAATSDFGYNLYRALASQDASSNVLLAPLSVSTVLTQLSMGASETAERQLYRALRYHTLQDPQLHNTLRDLLTSTGTTGKGLSTAARVYLSRRLRVKPEFLRLVEQQFGTAPKQLMGGAKDLKDINDWVSQGTGGKVQRFLTKPFPRNTGVNTVSAAHFKGKWENGFSQSNSLESFQIDGGTTVRVPMMHQDNYPVKMGVDSDLSCTIAQIQMQDSVSIFVFLPNDVSANLTTLEESLTAEFVQDLSMTLLPAEVSLMLPVLSFSSTNELQPLLADLGLSDWLTSPGLEKITAQPVKLGTVNHKVVMEMVAEGNRYASSTSPPSHLALRVDKPFLFLVRDESSGALLLVGRMVNPKNLRI; this is encoded by the exons TCAGAGACGGGCGTGGACGAGGAGCTCGGAGACGAGGAGCACGTGGAGCTTTTCACCACAGCCACCACTAAGCTAGCTGCTGCCACCTCCGACTTCGGCTACAACCTTTACCGCGCTCTGGCGAGCCAGGATGCCTCGAGTAACGTCCTGCTAGCGCCGCTCAGCGTGTCAACCGTGCTCACGCAGCTTTCCATGG GAGCGTCGGAGACTGCTGAGCGTCAGTTATACCGTGCACTCCGGTACCACACGCTGCAGGATCCACAACTCCACAACACGCTGAGAGACCTTCTGACCTCCACAGGAACAACAGGAAAAGGCCTCAGCACTGCAGCGAGGGTCTACCTGTCCAGAA GACTTCGTGTAAAGCCAGAGTTTTTGAGGCTGGTGGAGCAGCAGTTTGGAACCGCCCCCAAGCAGCTGATGGGCGGGGCCAAAGACTTGAAAGACATTAATGATTGGGTGTCTCAGGGGACCGGCGGGAAAGTACAACGCTTTCTGACTAAACCCTTCCCCCGAAACACAGGCGTGAACACAGTGAGCGCTGCACACTTTAAAG GGAAGTGGGAGAATGGCTTCAGTCAGAGCAACTCATTAGAATCCTTCCAAATTGACGGTGGGACGACGGTCCGAGTTCCCATGATGCACCAGGACAACTATCCAGTGAAGATGGGAGTCgattcagacctgagctgcaca ATTGCTCAGATCCAGATGCAGGACTCTGTCAGCATCTTTGTGTTTCTGCCCAACGACGTCAGCGCCAACTTGACCACGCTGGAGGAGAGTCTGACGGCAGAGTTCGTTCAGGACCTCTCCATGACGCTGCTTCCTGCTGAGGTGTCCCTGATGCTGCCTGTCCTGAGCTTCAGCTCGACCAATGAGCTGCAGCCGCTGCTCGCCGACCTCG gtctctctgattggctcaccAGCCCTGGACTGGAGAAGATCACAGCGCAGCCAGTCAAACTTGGCACCGTCAATCACAAGGTTGTCATGGAGATGGTGGCCGAAGGTAATCGTTACGCCAGCAGCACCTCTCCACCCAGCCACCTGGCGCTCCGCGTGGACAAGCCCTTCCTCTTCCTGGTCCGGGATGAGTCGTCGGGGGCGCTGCTGCTGGTCGGCCGCATGGTGAACCCCAAAAACCTTCGGAtatga
- the serpinf1 gene encoding pigment epithelium-derived factor isoform X2: MKSLTFLLVFVPLLSVCRSQSETGVDEELGDEEHVELFTTATTKLAAATSDFGYNLYRALASQDASSNVLLAPLSVSTVLTQLSMGASETAERQLYRALRYHTLQDPQLHNTLRDLLTSTGTTGKGLSTAARVYLSRRLRVKPEFLRLVEQQFGTAPKQLMGGAKDLKDINDWVSQGTGGKVQRFLTKPFPRNTGVNTVSAAHFKGKWENGFSQSNSLESFQIDGGTTVRVPMMHQDNYPVKMGVDSDLSCTIAQIQMQDSVSIFVFLPNDVSANLTTLEESLTAEFVQDLSMTLLPAEVSLMLPVLSFSSTNELQPLLADLGLSDWLTSPGLEKITAQPVKLGTVNHKVVMEMVAEGNRYASSTSPPSHLALRVDKPFLFLVRDESSGALLLVGRMVNPKNLRI, translated from the exons TCAGAGACGGGCGTGGACGAGGAGCTCGGAGACGAGGAGCACGTGGAGCTTTTCACCACAGCCACCACTAAGCTAGCTGCTGCCACCTCCGACTTCGGCTACAACCTTTACCGCGCTCTGGCGAGCCAGGATGCCTCGAGTAACGTCCTGCTAGCGCCGCTCAGCGTGTCAACCGTGCTCACGCAGCTTTCCATGG GAGCGTCGGAGACTGCTGAGCGTCAGTTATACCGTGCACTCCGGTACCACACGCTGCAGGATCCACAACTCCACAACACGCTGAGAGACCTTCTGACCTCCACAGGAACAACAGGAAAAGGCCTCAGCACTGCAGCGAGGGTCTACCTGTCCAGAA GACTTCGTGTAAAGCCAGAGTTTTTGAGGCTGGTGGAGCAGCAGTTTGGAACCGCCCCCAAGCAGCTGATGGGCGGGGCCAAAGACTTGAAAGACATTAATGATTGGGTGTCTCAGGGGACCGGCGGGAAAGTACAACGCTTTCTGACTAAACCCTTCCCCCGAAACACAGGCGTGAACACAGTGAGCGCTGCACACTTTAAAG GGAAGTGGGAGAATGGCTTCAGTCAGAGCAACTCATTAGAATCCTTCCAAATTGACGGTGGGACGACGGTCCGAGTTCCCATGATGCACCAGGACAACTATCCAGTGAAGATGGGAGTCgattcagacctgagctgcaca ATTGCTCAGATCCAGATGCAGGACTCTGTCAGCATCTTTGTGTTTCTGCCCAACGACGTCAGCGCCAACTTGACCACGCTGGAGGAGAGTCTGACGGCAGAGTTCGTTCAGGACCTCTCCATGACGCTGCTTCCTGCTGAGGTGTCCCTGATGCTGCCTGTCCTGAGCTTCAGCTCGACCAATGAGCTGCAGCCGCTGCTCGCCGACCTCG gtctctctgattggctcaccAGCCCTGGACTGGAGAAGATCACAGCGCAGCCAGTCAAACTTGGCACCGTCAATCACAAGGTTGTCATGGAGATGGTGGCCGAAGGTAATCGTTACGCCAGCAGCACCTCTCCACCCAGCCACCTGGCGCTCCGCGTGGACAAGCCCTTCCTCTTCCTGGTCCGGGATGAGTCGTCGGGGGCGCTGCTGCTGGTCGGCCGCATGGTGAACCCCAAAAACCTTCGGAtatga